The following proteins are co-located in the Haloarcula marismortui ATCC 43049 genome:
- the cofH gene encoding 7,8-didemethyl-8-hydroxy-5-deazariboflavin synthase subunit CofH, with product MPDVPETVGTPDGSTEFEHRPTTDQSFENALAKARNGTRLTVDDAVELFTTGTDRDGIDHDRKEQVLEAADRRRAEVVGDEVTFVANLNNNVTTACNTGCLFCNFKDRSEQFRSDYQEDHGGFTKTPSESRQIVQDALDRGIYEVCSVSGLHPALALDTEHREILETSDRGDLNYRSPDEYETDPATYCEQLDAMNVGDIHLHSMTPEEAYHARRGTDWSYEEVFSRLQDAGLDSVPGTAAEILVDEVRDVICPGKIRTDEWLEAMAAAASVGLDMTSTMMYGHVENEYHRALHLQRIRDLQDRTGAITEFVPLSFVHEETPLYERGMVDGGATVDEDELMIAVSRLFLDNVDHIQASWVKYGDTQGLKMLTCGADDFMGTILSEEITKRAGGDYGEFRSFQEYADMITAIGRTPVERSTDYEQRRVIDPDADVLGPQLGPRADGTPLLD from the coding sequence ATGCCGGACGTCCCAGAGACCGTCGGTACTCCGGACGGCTCCACCGAGTTCGAGCACCGTCCGACGACTGACCAGTCGTTCGAGAACGCCCTCGCCAAGGCGAGAAACGGGACGCGACTGACAGTTGACGACGCCGTCGAACTCTTTACCACGGGCACTGACCGGGACGGTATCGACCACGACCGGAAAGAGCAGGTGCTCGAAGCGGCCGACCGCCGTCGGGCCGAGGTCGTCGGTGACGAGGTCACCTTCGTCGCGAACCTCAACAACAACGTCACAACGGCCTGCAACACGGGCTGCCTGTTCTGTAATTTCAAGGACCGCTCCGAGCAGTTCCGGAGCGATTATCAGGAGGACCACGGCGGCTTCACGAAGACGCCGAGCGAATCCCGTCAAATCGTACAGGACGCTCTTGACCGGGGCATCTACGAGGTCTGCTCGGTGTCTGGACTCCACCCTGCGCTCGCGCTGGACACCGAACACCGGGAGATACTGGAGACGAGCGACCGCGGAGACCTGAACTACCGCTCGCCCGACGAGTACGAGACGGACCCGGCCACATACTGCGAACAGCTCGACGCGATGAACGTCGGCGACATCCATCTCCACTCGATGACGCCGGAGGAAGCCTATCACGCCCGCCGGGGCACTGACTGGTCCTACGAGGAGGTGTTCAGCCGACTGCAAGACGCCGGGCTCGACAGCGTCCCCGGCACGGCTGCCGAAATCCTCGTTGACGAGGTCCGTGACGTTATTTGCCCGGGAAAAATCCGCACTGACGAGTGGCTCGAAGCGATGGCGGCGGCTGCGTCGGTTGGCCTCGATATGACCTCGACGATGATGTACGGCCACGTCGAGAACGAGTACCACCGTGCGCTGCACCTGCAGCGCATCCGTGACCTGCAGGACCGAACCGGCGCAATCACAGAGTTCGTCCCGCTATCCTTTGTCCACGAGGAGACGCCGCTGTACGAACGTGGCATGGTCGACGGCGGCGCGACGGTCGACGAGGACGAACTGATGATCGCCGTCTCACGGCTCTTCCTCGACAACGTCGACCACATCCAAGCCTCGTGGGTCAAATACGGTGACACGCAGGGGTTGAAGATGCTCACCTGCGGCGCGGACGACTTCATGGGGACGATTCTCTCAGAAGAGATCACCAAGCGCGCCGGCGGCGACTACGGCGAGTTCCGGTCGTTTCAGGAGTACGCCGACATGATCACTGCCATCGGCCGGACGCCCGTCGAGCGCTCGACGGACTACGAGCAGCGCCGCGTTATCGACCCCGACGCCGACGTGCTCGGCCCGCAACTCGGACCACGGGCTGACGGAACGCCATTACTCGACTGA
- the cofG gene encoding 7,8-didemethyl-8-hydroxy-5-deazariboflavin synthase subunit CofG produces the protein MIPGTDAYDIAIEISDADIERLLSVMPEDVEAASALSYCRNVFLPLTTACRYTCTYCTYYDPPGQAELMDREEIRETCRRGADAGCTEALFTFGDDPDDRYTAVHDQLAEWGHDSIHEYLREACEIALEEGLLPHANPGDQTREQMAHVADLNASMGVMLETTTEVQAHGGPRAKNPGQRLNTLRVAGELGVPFTTGILVGIGEDWHHRAESLLAIREMHERYGHIQEVIIQPVVENERWQGGSPDLATMRRVTAMARAALPEEVSVQVPPNLAPARDLTDCGIDDLGGVSPVTVDHINPEYEWPALQELTAVAEAAEVPLSERLPVYDHFVDDGWLSAPIEAAIEADNDAGDRFRSILDRGVNPVTL, from the coding sequence GTGATACCCGGCACGGACGCGTATGACATCGCTATCGAGATTTCGGACGCCGACATTGAGCGACTGCTGTCGGTGATGCCCGAAGATGTCGAGGCCGCGTCGGCGCTGTCCTACTGCCGGAACGTGTTCTTACCCCTGACGACCGCCTGCCGCTACACCTGCACCTATTGCACGTACTACGACCCGCCGGGGCAGGCAGAGCTGATGGACCGCGAAGAGATCCGGGAGACCTGCCGCCGCGGGGCCGACGCCGGCTGTACCGAGGCGCTGTTTACCTTCGGCGACGACCCGGACGACCGCTACACCGCGGTCCACGACCAGCTCGCCGAGTGGGGCCACGACTCCATCCACGAGTACCTCCGGGAAGCCTGCGAAATCGCGCTGGAGGAGGGGTTGCTCCCGCACGCCAACCCCGGCGACCAGACACGCGAGCAGATGGCCCACGTCGCCGACCTGAACGCCTCGATGGGCGTGATGCTTGAGACGACCACAGAGGTTCAAGCACACGGTGGCCCGCGGGCGAAAAACCCCGGTCAGCGACTCAACACCCTCCGGGTGGCCGGCGAACTCGGCGTTCCGTTCACAACGGGCATTCTCGTCGGCATCGGCGAGGACTGGCACCACCGCGCAGAGAGCTTGCTCGCTATCCGAGAGATGCACGAACGCTACGGCCATATTCAGGAGGTCATCATCCAGCCCGTCGTCGAGAACGAGCGCTGGCAGGGCGGCTCCCCCGACTTGGCGACAATGCGCCGGGTGACAGCAATGGCCCGCGCGGCCCTTCCCGAAGAAGTGTCCGTACAGGTCCCCCCGAACCTCGCGCCCGCCCGGGACCTGACTGACTGTGGTATCGACGACCTGGGCGGCGTTTCTCCGGTCACAGTCGACCACATCAACCCCGAGTACGAGTGGCCCGCGCTGCAGGAACTGACCGCCGTCGCCGAGGCCGCCGAGGTGCCACTGAGCGAGCGGTTGCCGGTCTACGACCACTTCGTCGACGACGGCTGGCTCTCTGCCCCCATCGAGGCGGCTATCGAGGCCGATAATGACGCCGGCGACCGGTTCCGGTCGATACTGGACCGGGGTGTGAATCCAGTGACGCTGTGA